A stretch of Leptospira hartskeerlii DNA encodes these proteins:
- a CDS encoding FAD-dependent oxidoreductase has translation MSGKIYEWKNLGESKEIRTEVLVIGTGCGGATVAYELAKAGKKVILIEEGGYYHTGSFDNHELNMAGKVSAERNMATTADGTVNIVYGKNVGGASVHYWADSYRTPTDRLELWKDKFGVLGHGAEDLEPFWKELDDTLNVHPAKEENYNRMNQLVRKASKELGWEGNPVPQARKNCQKSGHCMQGCMFGAKQSQLITHIPMAMALGADLYADTKALELELEGDKVVGLEAVVIDRPSQKESEVKLRFKADTVVVAAGGFGSSTFLLKNGLKKKLPALGEFLAINPSPFVHALYKESIIQWRNIPSAYGVEEFRLARYAGGIYREGGYLIMANQLQPGAIGALVPGFGAEHFEIMKELPKLGGTIGWIDDPDSELGRIDIKSSGKREVQYSFGPLTKEILKDCIRKQIILNFKAGAYKVILPDLKRTVLTKPEEISVVDSLPLTPASMAMAAPHPAGGCRMGLDPKTSVVDWKHKVHGISNLYVSDSSVFPTAVSVDPSYTIMAFSKRAAQFISEKRP, from the coding sequence ATGTCGGGTAAAATTTACGAATGGAAAAATTTAGGCGAATCTAAAGAGATCCGCACCGAAGTTTTAGTGATCGGAACAGGTTGCGGAGGTGCAACCGTAGCTTACGAACTAGCTAAAGCGGGGAAAAAAGTAATCTTGATTGAAGAAGGAGGTTACTATCATACAGGATCATTCGACAATCATGAATTAAATATGGCAGGAAAAGTTTCTGCAGAAAGGAATATGGCCACCACAGCTGACGGAACAGTAAACATAGTTTATGGAAAGAATGTGGGAGGAGCTTCCGTTCACTATTGGGCTGATAGTTATAGAACTCCTACAGATAGACTAGAACTCTGGAAGGATAAATTCGGAGTGCTTGGTCATGGCGCGGAAGATTTGGAGCCTTTTTGGAAAGAGTTAGACGACACACTGAACGTCCATCCTGCGAAAGAAGAAAATTATAATAGAATGAACCAATTGGTTCGTAAAGCTTCCAAAGAATTAGGCTGGGAAGGAAATCCGGTACCACAAGCCAGAAAGAACTGCCAAAAGTCCGGGCATTGTATGCAAGGTTGCATGTTCGGAGCAAAACAAAGCCAACTGATCACACATATTCCGATGGCGATGGCTTTGGGAGCAGATCTTTACGCGGATACGAAAGCATTAGAATTAGAACTTGAAGGAGACAAGGTTGTCGGATTAGAAGCAGTCGTGATAGACAGACCTTCTCAAAAAGAATCCGAAGTAAAGTTACGTTTTAAAGCGGATACAGTTGTAGTCGCGGCAGGAGGATTTGGAAGTTCTACCTTTCTTCTTAAGAACGGACTCAAGAAAAAGTTACCTGCATTAGGAGAATTTTTAGCGATCAATCCTTCTCCGTTTGTACACGCTCTCTATAAAGAATCGATTATCCAATGGAGAAATATTCCATCGGCATACGGAGTGGAAGAATTTAGATTGGCACGTTATGCGGGAGGTATATACAGAGAAGGCGGCTATCTTATCATGGCTAACCAATTACAACCAGGAGCGATAGGTGCTCTTGTTCCGGGATTTGGAGCGGAACATTTCGAGATCATGAAAGAACTTCCTAAACTCGGAGGGACCATAGGCTGGATAGACGATCCGGATTCTGAATTAGGAAGAATAGATATAAAGTCCAGCGGTAAAAGAGAAGTTCAATACAGTTTTGGACCGCTTACTAAAGAGATACTCAAAGATTGTATTCGCAAACAAATCATCCTGAATTTTAAAGCAGGCGCATATAAGGTTATTCTTCCAGACCTGAAGAGAACTGTCTTAACTAAACCAGAGGAGATAAGCGTTGTAGATTCACTTCCATTAACTCCTGCTTCAATGGCTATGGCTGCTCCTCATCCTGCAGGAGGATGTAGAATGGGATTGGATCCCAAAACTTCAGTCGTGGATTGGAAACATAAAGTGCATGGAATTTCGAATTTGTATGTGAGCGATTCCAGTGTGTTTCCTACGGCGGTTTCCGTAGATCCAAGCTATACGATCATGGCATTCTCCAAAAGAGCTGCTCAATTTATTTCAGAGAAAAGGCCTTGA
- a CDS encoding twin-arginine translocation signal domain-containing protein: MANSAPRFSRRTFLRLGLAGSGALVLGGSICILNRSSRQLPKVLFFSESELETIAALSEAILPEAPNVPTYKEAKVLERLDEEFYFVDPFLSDDFKTLIMVLEYLPFFHWKFSRFSKLSLESRRKFLSELNHSDSDTVRAVWANLRMPIFLMYYGHESTFKTISYDGPFLNPPEKLSESRIYYRKLVGGSDVG, encoded by the coding sequence ATGGCAAATTCAGCCCCGCGGTTTTCCCGCAGAACATTCTTGAGACTGGGACTCGCCGGTTCAGGAGCTTTAGTACTCGGAGGATCTATTTGTATCTTGAACAGATCCTCCAGACAACTTCCGAAGGTACTATTCTTCTCCGAATCCGAATTAGAAACCATAGCAGCATTATCAGAAGCTATCTTACCCGAAGCTCCCAATGTTCCAACATATAAAGAAGCCAAGGTATTAGAAAGGTTAGATGAAGAATTTTATTTTGTAGATCCGTTCTTGTCAGACGACTTCAAAACATTGATAATGGTTTTAGAATATCTTCCTTTCTTTCACTGGAAGTTTTCCAGATTCTCTAAACTATCTTTGGAATCCAGAAGAAAGTTTTTATCCGAATTGAATCATTCAGACTCCGACACGGTAAGAGCGGTGTGGGCAAATTTAAGAATGCCTATTTTTCTAATGTACTATGGACATGAATCCACTTTCAAAACGATTTCGTATGACGGACCTTTTTTAAATCCTCCCGAAAAGTTAAGCGAGTCCAGGATCTATTATCGCAAACTAGTAGGAGGTTCCGATGTCGGGTAA
- a CDS encoding ferredoxin, whose amino-acid sequence MADKNDKVPENVPGKFYIDNSCVPCNDCLEEAPQLLKYTDDESKVYFHKQPTNPEEAIAARKAMEICPVEAIGDDGE is encoded by the coding sequence ATGGCAGATAAGAATGACAAAGTTCCGGAAAATGTTCCGGGAAAATTCTATATTGATAATAGCTGTGTCCCTTGTAATGACTGCTTGGAAGAGGCTCCTCAACTTTTGAAATATACCGACGATGAGTCTAAGGTATATTTCCATAAACAGCCTACCAATCCGGAAGAGGCGATTGCTGCTCGCAAAGCTATGGAAATCTGTCCTGTAGAAGCGATCGGAGACGACGGAGAATAA